From Vallitalea longa, one genomic window encodes:
- a CDS encoding DUF1284 domain-containing protein, translating to MRIRGHHLICNLGYKGKGYDERFTSVMSNVMYLIKMNPDLNVRVIDDIDILCSACPNRKGEKYCTNKDTEANKRIKQMDHLVLDILDIQPYSLHNWTELQKKIALDFKLEHLNKLCKNCEWRQLGYCRQGLLDLKEKYNLV from the coding sequence ATGCGAATCAGAGGACATCATCTTATTTGTAATTTAGGTTACAAAGGTAAAGGATACGACGAACGTTTTACCTCAGTCATGAGTAATGTTATGTACCTAATAAAAATGAATCCGGATCTAAATGTTAGAGTCATTGATGATATTGATATTCTGTGTAGCGCTTGTCCTAATAGAAAAGGGGAAAAATATTGTACTAATAAAGATACTGAAGCAAATAAACGTATAAAACAAATGGACCACTTGGTTTTGGATATTCTTGATATACAACCTTACTCTTTACATAATTGGACCGAATTGCAAAAGAAGATTGCATTAGATTTTAAGTTAGAGCACTTGAATAAATTGTGTAAAAATTGTGAATGGAGACAATTAGGATATTGTAGACAGGGACTTTTAGATTTGAAAGAGAAATATAACCTGGTATAA
- a CDS encoding AraC family transcriptional regulator, with protein sequence MDFIQNLQKSIDYMEEHLLEPITYEDVAKYLYMSKYHFHRIFTLTTGMSANEYIRNRRLSMSGQDISMSDQKVIDIALKYGYNSPESFSKAFTRFHGVSPNVARRAGVKLKSFNRLLIKIKFEGGTIMDYRIEKREKFCLLTKVTEFRNEIISEEGNTEIPDFWKKCGENGTFDVLKENTDLHDVYGVCAPITKDSKYFKYGIGMEFNGSDVPDGYTIWKVKPTLWAVFRCIGETPDCIGETWDRIFKEFLPGSEYSMLDDTDFELYSSNTEKDCFCEIWIPIEKKACI encoded by the coding sequence ATGGATTTTATTCAAAACTTGCAAAAATCAATCGATTATATGGAAGAACACTTACTAGAACCAATAACTTATGAAGATGTTGCAAAGTATTTATATATGTCAAAATATCATTTTCATAGAATATTTACTTTAACTACAGGAATGTCAGCAAATGAGTATATAAGAAATAGAAGATTATCCATGTCAGGGCAGGATATTTCAATGTCTGATCAAAAAGTAATTGATATTGCATTAAAATATGGGTATAATTCTCCAGAAAGTTTTTCAAAAGCATTCACAAGATTTCACGGAGTTTCTCCTAATGTCGCTAGACGTGCAGGTGTGAAATTAAAATCTTTCAATCGCCTTCTTATTAAAATTAAATTTGAAGGAGGCACTATCATGGATTACAGGATAGAAAAGAGAGAAAAATTTTGTCTGCTGACTAAGGTTACAGAGTTTAGAAACGAAATCATTTCAGAAGAAGGTAATACAGAAATTCCAGATTTTTGGAAGAAATGTGGTGAGAATGGTACATTTGACGTGCTAAAAGAAAATACTGATCTACATGATGTATATGGTGTTTGTGCACCAATAACAAAAGACAGTAAATACTTTAAGTACGGAATAGGTATGGAATTCAATGGAAGTGATGTACCTGACGGATATACCATATGGAAGGTAAAACCTACTCTATGGGCAGTATTTAGATGTATAGGAGAGACTCCCGATTGTATTGGGGAAACATGGGATAGAATATTTAAAGAGTTTCTACCTGGTTCAGAATATAGTATGCTGGATGACACTGATTTTGAATTATATTCTAGTAACACAGAAAAAGACTGCTTTTGTGAAATATGGATTCCTATTGAGAAAAAAGCATGCATCTAA
- a CDS encoding sensor histidine kinase: MLRNREFRQFAILFFLMDTTAIIVGFAINKEAGILAIVFTTAIGIVFFLFTKARYKSIASISNQIDLVLHNADRLYIGDSDEGELSILHSEVTKMTLRIREQNDALKKEKEHLADSLADIAHQLRTPLTSANLILSLLAKNPDENDRKAFLRETEELLVQMDWLITSLLKLSRLDAGIVVFQSEQIDVNKLICTAIRPFLIPMELHGIQLQIDVPKEVIIQGDSGWLSEGIQNIIKNCIESAGENGKIKIICTHNPLFTEIRIQDNGTGFKKEDLPCLFDRFYRGKNSNATGYGIGLALCKMIITRQDGTITAKNHPQGGAVFTIRFPKVTNLSPESHRDVS; the protein is encoded by the coding sequence ATGCTTCGTAATAGAGAGTTTCGGCAGTTTGCCATTTTGTTCTTCTTAATGGACACTACCGCTATAATAGTGGGATTTGCAATAAACAAGGAGGCTGGAATCCTTGCTATCGTTTTTACCACCGCAATCGGCATAGTGTTTTTCTTGTTTACCAAAGCCAGATATAAAAGTATTGCGAGTATTTCAAATCAAATCGACCTTGTGCTTCATAATGCTGACCGTCTGTATATTGGTGATTCGGACGAAGGCGAACTTTCCATTTTACATAGCGAAGTAACAAAAATGACCTTGCGGATTCGGGAACAGAACGACGCGCTGAAAAAAGAAAAAGAACATCTTGCCGATTCGTTGGCCGACATAGCCCACCAACTGAGAACCCCACTCACCTCAGCTAATCTTATTCTGTCATTGTTAGCGAAAAACCCTGATGAAAACGACCGGAAAGCATTCCTACGGGAAACAGAAGAATTGCTTGTACAGATGGATTGGCTGATTACCTCCCTATTGAAATTATCACGTTTGGATGCAGGTATTGTAGTGTTCCAAAGTGAACAGATAGATGTGAACAAGCTGATATGTACCGCAATTCGCCCCTTCCTAATCCCAATGGAGCTACACGGTATTCAATTGCAGATAGACGTACCAAAAGAGGTAATTATTCAAGGGGATTCTGGTTGGCTTTCGGAAGGAATACAAAATATTATTAAAAACTGTATTGAAAGCGCAGGAGAAAACGGTAAAATTAAGATTATCTGTACGCACAACCCATTGTTTACCGAGATCAGAATCCAAGACAACGGCACTGGCTTCAAAAAAGAAGATTTACCCTGCCTATTTGACAGATTTTATCGTGGGAAAAATTCAAACGCTACAGGATATGGAATCGGATTGGCTCTCTGCAAAATGATCATAACACGTCAGGACGGTACGATTACCGCAAAAAATCATCCTCAAGGCGGCGCAGTATTTACCATTCGTTTCCCCAAAGTGACTAATCTCTCACCTGAAAGTCACAGAGATGTAAGCTGA
- a CDS encoding response regulator transcription factor produces the protein MKRIFLVEDDKAIARNLMLLLRSEGFTVTHSPTRSEALATLANNIFDLALIDISLPDGNGFTVCTEIKGAQGIPVIFLTASGDEASVVTGLNMGADDYITKPFRPRELIARIGTALRKNGRSGCDFRIEGIHVDTASGIVKKNGKEVFLSALEYRLLLVFINNPKSIITRGRLLDELWDSAGEFVNDNTLTVYIKRLREKIENDPTHPQIILTVRGTGYRLGYEYAS, from the coding sequence ATGAAACGGATATTTTTAGTTGAGGACGATAAGGCAATCGCCAGAAATCTTATGCTCTTGCTCCGCTCAGAAGGATTTACAGTCACTCACTCCCCTACTCGGAGTGAAGCACTTGCTACACTTGCCAATAATATATTTGATTTGGCGTTGATTGATATTTCTTTACCTGATGGGAACGGTTTTACAGTTTGTACAGAAATTAAAGGAGCGCAAGGTATCCCCGTTATCTTTCTGACAGCTTCCGGTGATGAAGCAAGTGTTGTTACTGGGCTGAACATGGGGGCAGACGACTACATTACCAAGCCTTTTCGTCCCCGTGAGTTGATTGCACGAATTGGAACCGCCTTGCGAAAAAACGGACGTTCTGGATGTGATTTCAGAATTGAAGGAATTCATGTGGACACGGCAAGTGGCATTGTGAAAAAAAATGGTAAAGAGGTATTTCTTTCAGCATTAGAATACCGCTTATTACTGGTGTTTATCAATAACCCAAAAAGTATTATTACAAGGGGCAGACTACTTGATGAATTGTGGGACTCGGCAGGCGAGTTTGTCAATGATAATACTCTCACCGTGTACATCAAACGCTTAAGGGAGAAAATAGAGAATGATCCAACACACCCACAAATCATTCTGACTGTTCGCGGTACAGGGTATAGATTGGGGTATGAGTATGCTTCGTAA
- a CDS encoding helix-turn-helix domain-containing protein — MNIEKLILNPARLRILQFILSNERTTVSSIMETLTDIPRATIYHHMKLLDENGLIQVVEEKRVRNTIEKVYAMNKQNNILEHDNPSKLATGFFMELLQELQFYLSKSDTDCVQDKVFFNTALIAVTDEEYDVLLKEIKDILEMYIKNKMTPERKLRKLSMISSFPVDKIKVGIE, encoded by the coding sequence ATGAACATTGAAAAATTGATACTGAATCCTGCCAGGCTCAGAATACTACAATTTATTTTATCAAACGAAAGGACAACTGTTTCATCGATTATGGAAACACTTACTGATATCCCAAGAGCTACTATTTATCATCATATGAAGCTTTTAGATGAGAATGGTCTTATTCAAGTAGTGGAGGAAAAAAGGGTAAGAAATACCATAGAAAAGGTTTATGCCATGAATAAGCAAAACAACATATTAGAACATGACAATCCATCTAAGCTTGCTACTGGATTTTTTATGGAGCTTTTACAAGAACTCCAATTTTATTTAAGTAAATCTGATACAGATTGTGTTCAAGATAAGGTTTTTTTCAACACTGCACTTATAGCAGTTACAGATGAGGAATACGATGTACTGCTAAAAGAAATTAAAGATATTCTTGAAATGTATATTAAAAATAAAATGACACCAGAGAGAAAATTACGGAAGCTATCAATGATTTCAAGTTTCCCTGTAGATAAGATCAAGGTAGGCATAGAATAA
- a CDS encoding ABC transporter ATP-binding protein yields MEFLKIDNLCKIYGKGENEVTALDHVSLTIENGDFTAIIGSSGSGKSTLLHIIGGVDVPTSGKVYLDGQDIYAQTNEKLAIFRRRQVGLIYQFHNLIPTLNVVENITLPILMDKRKVNKERLDDLLELLGLQDRKTHLPNQLSGGQQQRVSIGRALMNAPAVMLADEPTGSLDSKNGHEIVNLLKLSHKKYQQTLIVVTHDENIALQADRIIGISDGKVVRDERVNRS; encoded by the coding sequence ATGGAGTTTTTAAAAATTGATAATCTATGCAAAATATACGGCAAGGGCGAAAACGAAGTTACCGCTCTTGACCATGTTTCTCTTACAATTGAAAATGGAGATTTTACCGCCATCATTGGTTCATCTGGCTCTGGCAAATCCACTTTGCTCCACATTATCGGAGGTGTGGATGTACCCACAAGTGGAAAGGTATACTTGGACGGACAGGATATATATGCCCAAACCAATGAAAAACTAGCCATTTTCCGTAGGCGACAGGTAGGACTGATCTACCAGTTTCACAACCTCATCCCTACTCTGAATGTGGTGGAAAATATCACCTTGCCTATACTGATGGACAAGCGGAAGGTCAACAAGGAACGGTTAGATGATTTATTGGAACTTCTTGGATTGCAAGACCGAAAAACGCATTTACCCAATCAACTTTCGGGTGGTCAGCAACAGCGAGTTTCCATTGGACGTGCTTTGATGAATGCCCCAGCGGTCATGCTTGCCGACGAACCCACAGGTAGTCTTGACAGCAAAAATGGACATGAAATAGTCAATCTGCTGAAATTAAGCCATAAAAAATATCAGCAGACTCTTATTGTTGTTACACATGACGAAAATATTGCCCTGCAAGCTGACAGAATTATTGGCATATCAGACGGAAAAGTAGTGCGAGATGAAAGGGTGAATCGTTCATGA
- a CDS encoding alpha/beta fold hydrolase encodes MKFHEFGNPENQHIMLIHGGGNAWWNYLRQARKLSEKYHVILPTMDGHGEEFATDYISTEDTADKLLSYIEKKCNGKLFALCGVSMGGQIVIELLSRKADLAQKAIIDGSVCYPVPNVKRFCITTVKLFRRFLFSEKACKFQLAAMSKKLPQKMLYPKEIQELYLQDMPRLRKETLYAMYRTYMNYSIKDSLRECQADVMYWYGEKEMKCVKKSAKLFQSYLRNCKIYEAKEYGHGYLAVYLPEEWLELAEDFFESVPKSDY; translated from the coding sequence ATGAAATTCCATGAATTCGGAAATCCTGAAAACCAACATATCATGCTGATTCATGGTGGTGGAAATGCATGGTGGAATTATCTAAGACAGGCACGAAAACTATCGGAAAAGTACCATGTTATATTACCAACTATGGATGGACATGGAGAGGAATTCGCAACCGATTATATTTCAACTGAGGATACTGCCGATAAGCTATTGAGTTATATTGAGAAAAAATGTAACGGAAAGTTATTCGCGTTGTGTGGTGTATCAATGGGAGGTCAAATTGTTATAGAATTACTTTCTCGCAAAGCAGATTTAGCGCAAAAGGCAATAATTGATGGTTCTGTCTGCTATCCTGTGCCAAATGTAAAAAGGTTTTGTATTACAACCGTTAAGCTTTTTAGAAGATTTTTATTCAGTGAAAAAGCTTGTAAATTTCAACTTGCTGCTATGTCTAAAAAGTTACCACAAAAAATGCTTTACCCTAAGGAAATACAGGAATTATATTTACAGGACATGCCAAGACTGAGAAAAGAAACTTTATATGCAATGTATCGTACCTATATGAATTATTCCATCAAGGATAGTTTAAGAGAGTGTCAGGCGGATGTTATGTATTGGTATGGAGAAAAAGAAATGAAATGTGTAAAAAAATCTGCCAAGCTTTTTCAATCCTACTTAAGAAACTGTAAAATCTATGAAGCAAAGGAGTATGGTCATGGGTATCTTGCAGTATATTTACCTGAAGAATGGCTGGAACTTGCAGAGGATTTTTTTGAAAGTGTACCTAAATCAGATTATTAG
- a CDS encoding biotin transporter BioY, which translates to MNTKELILAALFAAITGILSIFQIPLPTPVPFTLQVLAVTVSGVILGSKIGALSQLTYVLLGLVGIPIFAGGSAGVGVLVGPTGGFLIGFIISSFVIGKITEKTLPLIHNGSSRYITILFAMIFGLIIIHCCGVIQFSVQQNVSLGQAFGVASAPFIIFDLIKVVFGSIVAYFARDGLVKANLLQVQV; encoded by the coding sequence ATGAATACTAAAGAATTAATTTTAGCAGCTTTATTTGCAGCAATTACTGGTATACTTTCAATATTTCAGATTCCATTACCTACGCCTGTTCCTTTTACATTGCAAGTATTAGCGGTAACTGTCTCAGGAGTTATTTTAGGAAGCAAAATAGGTGCTTTGTCTCAATTGACATATGTATTATTAGGTCTGGTAGGAATTCCAATCTTCGCTGGAGGAAGTGCAGGTGTTGGGGTTCTAGTAGGACCTACAGGTGGTTTCTTAATTGGTTTCATTATTTCTTCATTTGTTATAGGGAAAATTACAGAAAAAACTTTACCTCTTATACATAATGGGTCATCAAGATATATTACTATCTTATTTGCAATGATATTCGGTCTAATAATTATTCATTGTTGTGGAGTTATTCAATTCTCAGTTCAACAAAATGTATCTTTAGGTCAAGCTTTCGGTGTCGCATCAGCTCCATTTATAATTTTTGATCTAATAAAAGTAGTTTTTGGATCAATTGTTGCATATTTTGCGAGAGATGGCTTAGTTAAAGCAAATTTATTACAAGTACAGGTGTAA